The Tripterygium wilfordii isolate XIE 37 chromosome 18, ASM1340144v1, whole genome shotgun sequence nucleotide sequence CGATTAGCAAATTAAAAATCATTACAGAGCTTTTATGAATGCATTTTTTAATATACAAAAAGatatataatttcatttttttaccaACCGTATCCTGTAATGACTTGTTGCATAAAATAGTCATTGAGTAACAAAacatttttctttatatatatacacataaacacacacacaagcaTCTCAAAATTCACATTACTTTTGAAAGTTGGTGGTGGTATCCTACATTAATTAAAAGTTTGTGATTCTATACGATAATATCTACACCTTATGGTGACTTCTATAGTTCTATATTTGGAACTTCCAATTTCTTAAGAAGGAACCCATGCCCAAACGAAGAGTCACCATTTGGATagtgaaattattattattttttttgtatatataatgATAGCAGAATTAAATGTGTCCTATTTAAAAATTGTAGGTGTTGGAAGAAGTAACCTCATAAAATAAGAAACGAAAATACATTTGCTTGAAAACGAGTTATGTATTTACTTTTTAAAAAAGGATGAAATACATTTTGCCACTCCTCacgttttatttatttagtatGAGATCATTAAGATCCAAAGATACCTCAACACTTTGGCTTAGAAGGGGTATATCCATAATAATTGCGATCATtgaagaaatatatattttcaattaatttttatagtATTGATAACATTGTTTCCCCAATTGTTCACACtatattgaaattaaataattcattctccaataaataatttaaacaaCGTGAGTTTGGTCTCACATCGCGTTCACATTGCAAAAGCCCCTTATCCCTTTCGAGTAATGATATAGATTTCTAAAATATAATCATCATTTTATTcataaatctatgtgacatgtgtaataataattgattataaacatatatagaTTACATTTAACTTAACATTTAACACTTTACATTTATTGTGGATAAAATAGAGGTCATATTTCGAGAATATCAAGCATTACTCATCCTTTGTGTTCAATTATGAACATGAAAGACAGTTTGCCATTCGTAAAAATCCTAGTGCATTTACATTATTCTCCATCAACAAAGCTGAGTGCTTTGTATTTTCTTAGCTGAAACATTTGGGGTCATAATAATATTCATATCTGTTACGTAATGTTTAATGCCTCATAGGAAAaccaattttatattttaatggCCCGAGCTTGGCTAACGTAGACAACTTTCTGTTTATCAAAAATTCTGAAATCAGACACccacaaaaattatgaaatcagGCATAAAGTTCATGACCTACACGTGTGCGCCAGCACTGCAATGATCAACCGGGAATAGTAGGTTTGGACAAAACCAGCTACTGGAATTTCGAATCAGCCAACCCAGTGACGAGAGTTTTGAAAACAGACTTAGCATTAACCGAACAGTTTGGCAAGGCTCGTTCCTGTTGTTACACGTGTTAGAACCGTCACTTTCCCTTGTGTTCTGGATTGCAATCCTTGGGTTCCTGTCGTTAGCTTTTAAGAACAGTTCTGTAACTGTCCGGTCAGGAGATCACTGCCGTATAAAAATCGTTTTATTCTCacaaaattcaatccaaatCGTCGCACTCTTTCACTATTCGCGTGGTTACACGCTATTATTCATTTCTTCGAACGGGACCCACTGATTTGGCTAATGTAGAATTGTTATTGGTGTTTGATTTACACGCGGTGGGCTAAGCGTCGATGCAATCTGACTTGGAACATTGAAGTGCAAGTGTGCAACAACTAGGCGATGAATAAAAAGCGTGCGGCAGTTAACTAATCAGCGTTCATTGCttcgaaatagcacaaaaccatTCGATCAATGACGATCGAACGGTGGAAACCTCACCGAACATGTTTCTATAAAGACGCTTCACGATTTTGCATTTAGAGAAAAACTTCCCCAAAAACAATCCTCATAAATCCAGAATTCCCTCTGAATTTGCCTCTTATAACTGCTGCTCTGTTGATCGTCGGAGGGGCAAAATGGCATCGGAATTTTCCGGCGGAGGTCCGGAATTTTACAGCGCAGGCAGATCCATTAACACCGCCATGACCAGCAACGTTTCTCAGTCTCCTTACCGATCCCAGCTCTCTCAAATATTCCTCGACCCCGCGTCGCAGATAACTCAACAGAGAACAGCAAATCAAAGCCTGATCGGAAAGCGAACGCTTACCGACTTTCAATCACACCAGACATACCAAACTCCACAACAATTGAACAGATTCTTTCCCCGTTCCGTGAAGCCACGGATGTACCAGAATACATCTCCGATATCAACTCTGTCTCCGATTGAATTGTCTGCTAACCTGTCTTCTGATGTGTATTCTTTGTCTTCTATCTCGCCGGCTTCTATTTTGTCAGAGCACCGGCAGCGCTGCGGCTTGAGGCCTCTACAACGGCAGATGCCGCACCACCTCTCGCCAATGAACGCAGGGCCTGTATTACAGTCCGGTGTACCGTACATGAACGACGCTCAGAAGGGAATAGCTAGTATGAATAATCAGGAATCAGAGAAGATGTTGAATCGGCTGCAGGAGCTGGAGAAGCAGCTTCTTGACGACAACGATGACGATGAGGGAGATGCGGTCTCTGTTATTACGAATATTAATAGCGAGTGGTCAGAGACCATACAGAACCTGTTCAGCTCGTCAAGTCCATCGGCGATTTCTACTTCTCCAACAAACTCCTCCACCTCTTCTTACTGTTCGTTGTCTTCATCAGCTGCCACTCCTGTCTCGAATTGTTCCAAAGAGACTGTAATCGAGGCTGCTACCGCCATTTACGATGGGAAAGCAGAGGCGGCCACCGAGATCTTGACGCGCTTGTCACAGTTTGCAAACAGGAAGGGCAATTCGGAGCAGCGAGTGACGGAATACATGTCGTTGGCCCTGAAATCACGCTCGAACTCTTTCGATAGCCCGCCTCCTGTCGCGGAGATGTACGGTAACGATCATATTGGTTCGATTCAGCTGCTTTACGATATCTCCCCATGTTTCAAACTGGGTTTCGTGGCGGCGAATCAAGCTATTCTTGACGCCACGCTAGACGAGCCAAACACGGATAAGTTCCATGTTGTTGATTTCGATATTGGGCAGGGAGATCAGTACGTGAATCTCCTACACGCGCTCTCCTCGCGTCGTAAGCCGCCTGTTACTTTCAAGATCACCGCTGTTTCAGATAATGGTAGCGAAGAACGGCTGAGGCTGGTTGGTGATATGTTGAGCCAGCAAGCGAAGCGGGTTGGATCTACTCTCCATTTCAATGTTGCCGTGGGTCAGAAAATCAGTAATCTAAGCCGTGAATCACTGGGTTGCGAACCGGACGAGCCGCTGGCAGTGAATTTCGCGTTCAATCTGTACCGGATGCCCGACGAGAGTGTCTCGACGGAGAATCCACGGGACGAGCTTCTCCGCCGCGTGAAAGGATTGGCACCGAGAGTGGTGACCCTAGTGGAGCAGGAGATAAATACGAATACGGCGCCGTTCGTAGCGCGGGTGGGGGAGGTGTGGTCGTATTATGGAGCGTTATTTGACTCGATTGAGAGCACTGTGGCTAGGGACAGTGCAGAACGAGTCAAAGTAGAGGAGGGACTGGGTCGGAAACTCGGCAACTCGGTTGCTTGCGAGGGTAGGGACCGCTTGGAGAGATGCGAGGTGTTTGGGAAGTGGCGGGCCCGCATGGGTATGGCTGGGTTCAATTTGAAACCAATGAGTCCGAATTTGGGCGAGTCAATGCGTGCCAGGCTCAGTTCAGGAAACCGACCCAACCCGGGCTTCACCGTTAAAGAAGAGAACGGAGGGGTTTGTTTTGGCTGGATGGGTCGAACTCTAACCGTCGCATCTGCTTGGAGTTAATTCAGTCTCATCAATATAGTGTTACTTATTAAATTGTcatagtatttttagaagttttCCTGAGAAAATGACAAAATGTGGAaggaaattgaagaagaaaaatcacCCACCAaaggaagagaataaaatttgtGTTTGCATTTGATGACAAATTTATGTGCATTATTGTTAGTAGTGTTTGGTATAACCAACCAATAATGGCTTGGCTTTCTAGATTAGTATTGGTTGCAGTCGTGCTTATTCTAGGCAATTACGTGTCAAGTATATATTGCTTACTAAATTTCAATTCTAAGTCATGTACGCTTCTAGATGTCAAAGTACGGTGTCACGTGTACAGCATTGAGATTTAGTGAAGGACAATGACACGTAGTCCATGAGTTCAACAAGTTTATTATATTGATTTACTCAATTGAATAACTTTATTCCATTCTTTTATCTTATGAttcattgttcaaaatttattgttttagtataaattccattgtttttgaaattctattaaaaaaaataatggaattaagatttacccgatacaactcatcgacaatgaatctcgTTATAAATAGTTTTATGCcctgattccgaatatgtagtttttttttttaaatctaacatgtattttaagagaaaacgttttaaaatttcgtttaagagacttgagctACCACTATATGGACCATATAACATTATTGTTTAGTTTATGTACTTATAGTATTCTTATATTTGTGACACACATAATTGGATTTTTTTATGCCTCACATACAACATTATCTTTGTTGATAATCATCCGATTGCAAGCGTGTTGTGTTTTGACCTCCTATGATGAAATGAGACGAATTGTGAAACTATGGTGAGgtgacaaaaaatatttgacgTGTCACTAAAAATATTTTGGCGATGTGATgataaaatttaataatttccaTTAATTGAGGATAAAAAAGTGTATGGCTCGTGTGTTTGATGTCAAAAATGTGGTCAATCGCGTTATGTTGGGAGTAAAACTAGCTCCATGTAATTTCAGCTTCTATCACATCTTCGTAATGGATAATATCATAACGTACCGCTTAACCAAATACTttttaattcaaataaaatgcGTTCAAGCCAAAAACAATACATTTAGCAAATGCAAACAAACTGTCAAACGTACCCATCATCACCGGTTCACCACTCTCTTTCTTTGTAAGTAAATTATAAATATCGAaccattatttttaattaatgtttGGATCACGTAATTCACACCCTAAAATCTATCCACACCATTTATTTTTCAGTTATTCAGAAAGTAATTATCACATCATATTGAATTGAGCTCACATGGACCACTACCTACATTACTAAACCCAGTAGCTTTTCTCATAAATCTACATTTGTATGATGAGCTGAGCTTGCTAATGGAGGTGAATGACTGAATGGGGATTATATTATTGTTGATGATGTAATGCAGAAAGTAGAATTTACATGGTACCCATAAAAGAAAACCAATCATGACAATTGAGTGTCGGAGTTGATTGGGGTGAgaattgagaaagaaaaagattacGGCGGAGCTATTTGTACCCCCAAAATTGCTTCTTACACCCTCACTGTCAGTACTAGCTAGCAGCTTTTCACCTTGTGTCAGATACTCTTAATGAATTGACCAGATACTCTTAATGAACACCATTACATCAAGATCTTAGAGTCACACGCATAGAGATAAGCAAGGCTGAGGAAGAATCGGATTTGAAGAAGTGAGAGATTGacaggaagagagagaaagggaaggagagagaagaaatgatGAGATTTTTTTCATTCTAATTGCAATCCGTGCTCAAAAGTCAAAAGGGATAAAAATAGGTATAGGTAGGTATATAGGGTGGGTTTATATAATAACACTCTTTAATTAAAAGTCTCACAGACATaaactctctctcctcttcaaTCATAAAGCCTCGATTGCATTTCTCACTTTTGTTCACACTGCTCTTGTTTATtgtatctcctctctctctctgtgcccCTACTGCCTTGGAATTTGCCCCatccctctctctcctcttgtCTGTTTTGTAACCTCCCCTTGGGTTAagaaatatctatatatatatatatatatatatttcaatagtCGATTCATGTCACCACCatgtaaatttcatttttaatgaaaaaggcatcatttaaatttgttatttgaataTTCGATTTGAGTATAAATTTGATACGTTAAACACacgcaaacaaaaatatttgacgataacatttttttttctttggaaaactatgaacttcaatatatatcctaaatgaatattttttaatattatttttttgaaaaaatttaaaaataaatattttgtataattactgtatcctaccgatagaatacttatgtatcctataccggtaggatagtcatatcatcatcaaaacgTATTAAATTTAAGGTCAAATCTACTTCTCTAGACTTCACGATTTTATAATTCTTGTGACAAGCAAACTTTAAGAGATACCAATACGTGAAACTACAACAATTTTAGAGAGAGACTAAAGTTTGACAAGATAAATTTATGTGAGTCCCATGAGTCAAGTACAAATGGTACATCACCATTTAAGTTAGTGTGATATCTCAGTGAAAAGTAGACAAGTGTTCAGGGTTAGTTTGTTACATAGGCTTTGAGTGATAGATTGAGAAATATTAACTTAGACTGTTTTAGCTGTAGCTATGgctagagagagaatgagagagtaAGGATGAGTAGGTAGGTACTCCACaagtaagaaaactaaaaaaaaagcgGATCAAAGTCCAACCAAATGGGTCTTATCCTTTCACATTGCATTGAGAATGAAATGAGCCCCCTGTAACTTCATTTTCAAACTCATCGTAATGAAAAAGCAATTGagtaaaagtaaaataataacgtcgaataaaaataatttatttcatatatacaCGTTATtacaacaatatataaaaagGGCAAGATTGTAAAACCGAATATGAACAGTTTTTAACGTAAAAGTAGAGAGAAAAATGTTATATGGGTCCCACttgtttaaaaataaatactaaaaaaGAGAGATAAAAAAAGAGGGAGGTGGGTGAAgtaaaaaagagaaatataaaTTCGATTTGGGTATAAAAGTAGAGAGAAAAAGACATCATTTAAGATGAAGTGACTTTTGATAATGATAAGTGATTTGATGGGATAAATAATAGAGTAGATGGGGTTTATAAAGTAAAAGTGGGAGTTCAAATAGCAGGACCCAAAAGATTATCAGAGTCACAGCTAAAAGCAGGAGCAGGACCCATTTAAGGTGTCACAACAAAAGCAGGTTCATCCAATCGTACACAAGTCAAAaccatttatttttctctcttatggCCCCTACTGGTTATATCCAAAGTAAAATTCTTACATCAGATTCATAAAATTACTCTTCTAAAATATTATAAGTTGATTGCAATGGACCATGGTGGTGGTACCACATTTATGATATTTACCTTCCttcccccccctctctctctctctctctatgtggCCCTTTTTTGTGATCGTGAAGAAAAATAACTGTGACAATATGATTTTGAATGGTGTGATAACAACGACAACATAACTTTCATATTTTTTCTTAGTCTAGATTAATTTCACAAAGATACTGTCTGTTTTCCTTTCTACTAAAACAAATTGTCCATATTGGTCATTTCAATGCTTCTGGTGGGTTAGGACTTCTCTAATTGCTGCTTGGCCCTTTGaaatgggttttattggaatgGGCCCACTTGATGCAATCAGACGAGGACTCGACTCTGAAACACGGTTTATAAGCCCAATTCTTAATTACTTGTCTTGGGCCGGATTATACGTATTGGACTTGAAGCCTAATGTTAGAAAGCCCCACAAGGCCCATGATCAGCAAATAGCAATCCACACCGCAGTAGACAGAGAGCATCATCTCTGTTCGACCGTAGTGTACACTTGGACATGATAGTATCTCTAAGGCTACCTTCATTGAGTTCGCTCTTAGCTCCCTCCAAGCTCCGCTCGCCGCAGATTCACCGGCAGAGCTGCTACCAACATCTCCGGAGGAGAGTTCCCCACGCCGGCCTCTCTGCGCACAGCTCGGCATCGAGCCCGCCGGAGACTGAGGACGGAGTCGACAGCAATAAGACTCGAGCCAATCCCGACCAAGTGATTACCCCTCGGTCTCAGGACTTCAATGGTTGGTATCTCGACGTTATTGCCAATGCGGAGCTTGCAGACTATGGTCCAGTTCGAGGAACTATGGTTATCCGTCCTTATGGATACGCAATTTGGGAGGCAATTCAGGTACTTCTTTTTGAATAACTTTCCTTtcgttttttctcttttcctgaGACCGTTTGGACTTTTTTATTAGTTGATATTATCTCAAACTCTTGCGGGGCTGAATTTGAAGGCATGAACTACCAACCTATTATATCGGTAATAAGAGAAGTATAGATGCCTATAAAATCGTGGTAGTGGTTCAGAGCAATTGGTAGCACGGCTGACGAGCACAAAGAAGCATGATGTATCACATTGTGTTTTGTAGATTTTTTGAAACATGGCACCGTAAACATATGAAAGTCTATAGGTACTACTAAGGTATATCTGCTAAAAAGATTATAGTagaaattttgtgcaattagtgGCACAGTTGAAGATCACAATGAGGCAAGATGTCTCACAATTTATGTAATAGATATCAGGAGACACGGTAAAATGAGCACACGAAAGCATTCTTTATGTGACTGACTGCTTTGTTTTATAGCAAGTCTTTATGGAATCGGGTGGAGTCTCTTGAAGTGCATCTCAACTATTTTTCCAGATGAAGATGCCTAGTAGGGTGCTGAACTTTGTGGAAGAGTATAATGTATATTAATTGAAAGTATCgttgttttcttttatcatcTGTATTTATATTGGATATCGGCAATGGCACTTTAGACTCACTTCTGAAAATCAAAGACATCCAGAAATGTGGTACTTTGCATTAAGATTGTGATTTGCATGTTTTTGAAGGCCTTTGATGTAATTATATGTAGTCTGTGGCGTGGTTTTTGTTCTCACTGATTTAGTTTCTCTTgcaggattatttgaatgttaAGTTCAAAGAGACTGGCCACAGCAACATATATTTCCCACAGGTGTAGTTCTTAATGTTCTGTTTGGTAGCTAAGACACTGTAGGAATAGGAAATGATACTTTTACTGAAAGATAGTGAACAAAAGTTATAGAAAGGAGATGATAAGAGGAGTCTAATACTATCATTTGGCTGGTTATATACACGCTCgcgttttttgtgtttttctggaTGTTGAAATCAGAATGACAATATGAGTTAGTACTACAAGAAAATGGGTTAAATGAGAACATTTTACAAGTAGTATATTACCTCCAAGAAAAACATTTTCCAGATATCCAAAGATGAAGCTTGTCAGTTAATGAATGCATTGTATTTATTGTGTGCTGTCTTGATTGTGTAATTTTAGTTAGCATTCAGTAATTTAGATTGCTTAGTAGTTGGTATTGGATTATGGCTGCAGTTTATACCATACTCCTTCTTAGAGAAAGAAGCTAGTCATGTTGAAGGATTCAGTCCGGAATTAGCTGTTGTTACAATTGGAGGCGGAAAGGAGCTTGAAGAGAA carries:
- the LOC119984314 gene encoding scarecrow-like protein 8 — translated: MASEFSGGGPEFYSAGRSINTAMTSNVSQSPYRSQLSQIFLDPASQITQQRTANQSLIGKRTLTDFQSHQTYQTPQQLNRFFPRSVKPRMYQNTSPISTLSPIELSANLSSDVYSLSSISPASILSEHRQRCGLRPLQRQMPHHLSPMNAGPVLQSGVPYMNDAQKGIASMNNQESEKMLNRLQELEKQLLDDNDDDEGDAVSVITNINSEWSETIQNLFSSSSPSAISTSPTNSSTSSYCSLSSSAATPVSNCSKETVIEAATAIYDGKAEAATEILTRLSQFANRKGNSEQRVTEYMSLALKSRSNSFDSPPPVAEMYGNDHIGSIQLLYDISPCFKLGFVAANQAILDATLDEPNTDKFHVVDFDIGQGDQYVNLLHALSSRRKPPVTFKITAVSDNGSEERLRLVGDMLSQQAKRVGSTLHFNVAVGQKISNLSRESLGCEPDEPLAVNFAFNLYRMPDESVSTENPRDELLRRVKGLAPRVVTLVEQEINTNTAPFVARVGEVWSYYGALFDSIESTVARDSAERVKVEEGLGRKLGNSVACEGRDRLERCEVFGKWRARMGMAGFNLKPMSPNLGESMRARLSSGNRPNPGFTVKEENGGVCFGWMGRTLTVASAWS